A window of the Cannabis sativa cultivar Pink pepper isolate KNU-18-1 chromosome X, ASM2916894v1, whole genome shotgun sequence genome harbors these coding sequences:
- the LOC115696849 gene encoding uncharacterized protein LOC115696849 codes for MNGGYVFFNRRPVILKPWDPNTNFKKEDVKCVPIWVQLEDLELKYWGQRSLFKIVGQIGKPLMEDAITKDRERLSYVRVLIEVQMDQQLPNLIEFENEYDFNTSVCVKYEWRPITCSHCSGVGNSAEECKKAAVPAKYQWIVKNDNRKNNIPTADADGFTKIVKGPRMDMNGKQQVSAAVRVVNTFQALTLEEQDGNNGESNAEYGDDKATTDEENNDNTRGGGGGGPSLSNG; via the coding sequence ATGAATGGGGGTTATGTTTTCTTCAATCGCAGACCTGTAATATTGAAACCTTGGGACCCTAATACTAATTTCAAGAAAGAGGATGTCAAGTGTGTACCAATTTGGGTGCAACTTGAGGATCTTGAATTGAAATATTGGGGCCAAAGGTCTCTTTTTAAGATTGTTGGGCAAATTGGCAAGCCTCTTATGGAGGATGCTATcactaaagatagggagaggcTGAGCTATGTTAGAGTGCTAATTGAAGTGCAAATGGACCAACAACTCCCGAACttgattgaatttgaaaatgAATATGATTTTAATACCTCAGTTTGTGTCAAATACGAATGGAGGCCGATTACTTGTTCCCACTGTTCTGGAGTTGGAAATTCTGCAGAGGAATGTAAAAAAGCTGCTGTTCCTGCTAAGTATCAGTGGATTGTGAAGAATGACAATAGAAAGAATAACATTCCTACTGCAGATGCTGATGGTTTTACCAAGATTGTAAAAGGGCCGAGAATGGACATGAATGGAAAGCAACAGGTGTCTGCTGCAGTAAGGGTGGTGAACACATTTCAGGCACTTACCTTAGAGGAACAAGATGGAAATAATGGGGAAAGTAATGCTGAATATGGTGATGACAAGGCCACAACTGATGAAGAGAATAATGACAATACAAGAGGAGGGGGGGGGGGAGGTCCCTCTCTTTCTAATGGATAG
- the LOC115702086 gene encoding uncharacterized protein LOC115702086 produces the protein MGAEAEDVKEAENKLSPNNTINPNAITQSQFLSWKRRKEADALARKAEAVRKREEDIAAGTVEMNGRELFTHEPWVFDNTRY, from the exons ATGGGTGCAGAAGCAGAAGACGTTAAAGAGGCAGAGAACAAGCTCAGCCCTAATAACACTATTAACCCCAATGCCATCACACAATCCCAGTTCCTCTCCTGGAAACGCCGCAAG GAGGCTGATGCATTAGCTAGAAAAGCTGAAGCAGTAAGGAAACGTGAGGAAGATATAGCTGCAGGGACAGTGGAAATGAATGGCCGTGAGCTCTTCACTCATGAACCTTGGGTTTTTGATAACACTCGTTATTGA
- the LOC115702076 gene encoding low affinity sulfate transporter 3 — protein sequence MGSLQSESTNNNAFGSVLELQQFDIANVEEGAVNHHHHNHGDHIKTSSSSSDHENMVLNIPDPPTIWQELLCSIKYESLCSKKKKNIHTKNTVNHSSFLPTLFPIFRWGRHYNFSMFKNDFMSGLTLASLSIPQSIGYANLAKLDPQYGLYTSVVPPLIYAVMGSSRDLAIGPVAVVSLLISSLVPEIQDPVTDPVAYTNLVFTVTFFAGVFQASFGFLRLGFLVDFLSHAAIVGFMAGAAIVIGLQQLKGLFGITHFTTKTDVVSVLTSVFKSLLHDPWHPLNFVLGCSFLIFLLIARHIGRRNKKLFWLPAIAPLISVVLSTLIVYLTKGDKHGVNIVKHIEGGINPISATKLQLTGPHVAQAAKTGLICAIIALTEAIAVGRSFASIKGYHLDGNTEMVAMGFMNVAGSLTSCYVATGSFSRTAVNFSAGCETVVSNIVMAITVILSLELLTKLLYYTPMAILASIILSALPGLIDFNEALHIWKVDKLDFLACIGAFFGVLFASVEIGLLIAVSISFGKILLHAIRPGVELIGRIPRTDTFCEISQYPMATKAPPGILTIRINSALLCFANANFVRQRIMRWVKDEEEDYGTEDSTHVKDRVQVVILDMSIVMNIDTSGISALEELHKNLLLHGIGLAVANPKWQVIHKLKLAKFIDKIGKERIFMTVGEAVEGCLGSRLVPNSEIINC from the exons ATGGGTTCACTTCAAAGTGAGAGTACTAATAATAACGCATTTGGCTCAGTACTAGAGCTTCAACAGTTCGATATAGCTAATGTCGAGGAAGGTGCTgttaatcatcatcatcataatcaTGGTGATCATATCAAAACATCATCGTCATCATCTGATCATGAGAATATGGTCCTCAACATTCCTGATCCTCCAACTATCTGGCAGGAGCTTCTTTGTTCAATCAAATATGAGTCTCTTTGttccaagaaaaagaaaaatattcatACCAAGAATACAGTTAACCATTCTTCGTTCCTTCCAACTCTATTTCCCATCTTCCGATGGGGAAGACATTACAATTTTTCTATGTTCAAAAATGACTTCATGTCTGGTTTAACTCTGGCTAGTCTTAGCATTCCTCAG AGTATAGGATATGCAAATCTAGCAAAGCTTGATCCACAGTATGGCCTCT ACACAAGCGTTGTCCCACCTCTAATTTATGCTGTAATGGGGAGCTCAAGAGATTTAGCCATTGGACCAGTAGCTGTGGTTTCATTACTAATATCCTCTTTGGTTCCGGAGATTCAAGACCCTGTAACTGACCCTGTCGCCTATACCAACCTTGTTTTCACTGTTACATTCTTTGCTGGGGTTTTCCAAGCTTCCTTTGGATTCTTAag GTTGGGTTTTCTAGTGGATTTTCTTTCCCATGCTGCAATTGTGGGATTCATGGCCGGAGCAGCCATTGTTATTGGTCTTCAACAACTAAAGGGTCTATTTGGCATTACTCACTTTACTACCAAAACAGATGTGGTCTCTGTATTGACATCCGTTTTCAAATCACTGTTGCACGACCCA TGGCACCCTTTGAATTTTGTTCTGGGTTGCTCATTCCTGATTTTTCTTCTAATTGCCCGACACATC GGTAGAAGAAATAAAAAGCTGTTCTGGTTGCCAGCAATAGCTCCCTTAATATCAGTTGTATTATCTACACTAATAGTGTACTTAACAAAAGGTGATAAGCATGGAGTGAATATAGTGAAACACATCGAAGGAGGCATTAATCCAATCTCTGCTACAAAATTACAGCTCACAGGTCCACATGTGGCACAAGCTGCCAAAACAGGACTCATTTGTGCTATTATTGCTCTCACC gAAGCAATTGCTGTAGGTCGTTCTTTTGCTTCCATTAAAGGATACCATCTCGATGGTAACACTGAAATGGTGGCCATGGGTTTTATGAACGTTGCAGGATCTCTAACTTCATGCTACGTGGCTACcg GTTCGTTCTCAAGAACAGCAGTGAACTTCAGCGCAGGGTGTGAAACAGTTGTGTCGAATATAGTAATGGCCATAACAGTGATTTTGTCACTAGAATTGTTAACAAAGCTCTTGTACTACACTCCCATGGCCATCCTAGCTTCTATCATTCTCTCAGCACTTCCAGGCCTCATTGACTTTAATGAAGCCCTTCATATTTGGAAAGTTGACAAACTAGATTTCCTTGCTTGCATTGGTGCTTTCTTTGGTGTTTTGTTCGCCTCAGTTGAGATCGGTCTATTAATTGCG GTAAGCATATCTTTTGGTAAGATATTATTACATGCAATTAGACCAGGGGTAGAATTGATAGGGAGAATTCCCAGAACAGATACGTTCTGTGAAATCAGCCAATATCCAATGGCTACAAAAGCTCCCCCAGGCATCTTGACCATCCGTATCAACTCTGCCTTGCTTTGTTTTGCTAATGCTAATTTCGTAAGACAaag GATAATGAGATGGGTGAAAGATGAGGAGGAGGATTATGGGACAGAAGATTCGACTCATGTAAAGGATAGAGTTCAAGTAGTTATCCTTGATATGTCCA TCGTGATGAATATCGACACTTCGGGAATTTCAGCTCTGGAAGAACTTCACAAAAATTTGCTTTTGCATGGAATAGGA TTAGCAGTTGCAAATCCAAAATGGCAAGTGATTCACAAGCTCAAATTGGCCAAGTTTATAGACAAAATTGGAAAAGAGAGGATTTTCATGACGGTAGGTGAAGCTGTAGAGGGATGCCTTGGATCTAGATTAGTGCCTAATTCTGAAATTATTAATTGTTGA